CCCTGATACAAAACCGCAAAAGCGTCCTGGGCGTGGTGTATGACCCCAGTGCGGACGAGGCCTTCTATGCCGTCCATGGCCAGGGCTCGTACATGAACGGCGAACGCCTCCCCATCAAGCAACCACCCATGGACTTGAAGCGCTGCATGGCCGCCATAGACCTCAAGCGCATCGACCGGCAACTGGGGGGGCGCCTTGCCAGCGAGCACCCTTTCGGTTCCCAGCGCAACCTGGGGGCCAGCACCCTGGACTGGTGCTATGTGGCGGCGGGCCGCATGCACATCTACCTGCACGGGGGGCAGAAACTCTGGGATTACGCTGCGGGCTGCCTCATCCTGCGGGAGGCCGGCGGCGCCTCCTGCCTCATCAACGGCGAGGAGTTCCGCGGCGAAAACCCATGGAACCGCTCCGTCCTGGCCGCCCTCACCCCTGAACTGCTCTCCCAGTGGAAAACCTGGGTTCTGAACCCCGCGCCCTGAATTTCGATTTCTGCCGCACTGCATCATAAGAATGGCATTTGAGAATATAAAAACATTTTAATCAAGCACGCCTCCAA
This window of the Thiobacillus sp. genome carries:
- a CDS encoding inositol monophosphatase family protein codes for the protein MLERVIAACREVGREEVMPRYLKVAHERKVDGSLLTEADVAAQTALFRRLRAIAPYPVLGEEMTEAEQHDVWEIGGDGLWCVDPIDGTSNFVNGLPFFAISVALIQNRKSVLGVVYDPSADEAFYAVHGQGSYMNGERLPIKQPPMDLKRCMAAIDLKRIDRQLGGRLASEHPFGSQRNLGASTLDWCYVAAGRMHIYLHGGQKLWDYAAGCLILREAGGASCLINGEEFRGENPWNRSVLAALTPELLSQWKTWVLNPAP